CCGTAAAGCAGCAGGCAGGCCTGGAGCCAGCGCGGCAGGGCCTCCACGCCCAGCAGCCAGCGCCGCCGCTGGTGCAGCAAGCCCCGCCAGGTGTACATGGGCAGGCTTTCGGCCAGCACCTCGGGGCGGTAGAGGTTGCGGTAGGTGAAGCCCCGCGCCAGCACCGCCCGAAACAGCTCGTAGTCCTCGGTGACGGAAAACGGCAGCTGCTCGTAGCCGCCCGTAGCTTCGTAGGCGGCCCGCGTCACGAGCATATTGTTGCCCATGGCCGTTACGGGCTGCCCCGCATCCGACACCACCTGCACCAGCCCCAGGGCCATGAGCCAGTCGAGCCCCTGGAGGCGGTGAAACAAACGCGGCCCCGTGACCAGCGTCAGGCCCGTGACGGTGCCCACGCCGGGCTGGGCGTGGGCCAGCAGACCCGTGAGCCAGGTGGGCGGCACGGCAATGTCGGCGTCGGTGATGAAGAAGTAGGCGGAAGTGGCGGCGCGGGCCAGGTGGGCCAGCACGTTGGCCTTGCCACGGGCCTGGCCCAGGGTAGTCGTAATGGGCACCACCCGAAATGTACCCGCGTAGCCGCGCATGGCTTCCGCGGCCACGGCCGCGGTGCGGTCGGTGGAGCCGTCGTCGCCGAGCAGCACTTCCACCAGCTCTGGTGGGTAATGCAGGCCCCGCAGGCTGGCCAGGCACCGCCCGATGGCCGCTTCCTCGTTGCGGGCCGCCACTAGAATGCTTACCCGCGGCAAGGGGGCAGGCAGCGGCCCCGGCTGGGCCCCACGCTGGCGCACGAACAGCCCACTAGATAGGAGCAGCAGGCCAAACCAGCCCGCGAAATAGAAAAGCAGCAGTGTCATGCAGGCGCAAGGTACGCACCCTGGCCGGGGACCTTACCCCCTAGCCCCTTCTCCAAAAGAGAGGGGGGACTAGTTTGTAGCTCTAGACTAGAAAGCTAAAACTAGAGTCCCTCCCTCTTGGGGAGGGGTTGGGGTGGGGTTACTAGTCCCCTCTCTTTTGGAAAGGGGGCTAGGGGTGAGGTCCACTACAGCCGCTCAAACCGAAACCCCTGCGCGGCAAAGTGGTCCAGGTAACGGGGCAGCACGTAGCGGAGGTTGCGGCTGGCTTTCAGGCTGTCGTGAAACACGACGATGGAGCCGGGGCGCGAGAGGCGGATGGCCGTGGCCAGGCAGGTAGCCGGGTTGAAGTGCTGGTCGTAGTCGCAGGTCAGCACGTCCCACATAACTACTTGGTGAGTGGCGTGCAGAGTCTGGGCCAGGGGCCGGGTGATGCGGCCGTAGGGCGGGCGCATGAGGGGCCGGACTTCGGGCTGCAGCTCATCCAGCAGGGCCTGGCACTGGGCTACGTCGCGCAGGTAGTGCGGGCGCGAGTGAGTCCAGCCGCTGATATGGTAGTAGGTGTGGTTGGCGAGGCGGTGGCCGCCGGCCAGCACGGCCTGGGCCACGTCGGGGTGGCGCCGCAGGTTGTCGCCCACGCAGAAGAACGTGCCGCGGGCATCGTAGCGGGCCAGCTGCTCCAGCACGAAGGGCGTTTCTTCGGGAATGGGCCCGTCGTCGAAGGTGAGGTAGAGGGTGGGCGGCTCGTCGGCCGGCATCTCCCAGAGGCAGTCGGGCAGCAGGCGCCGCAGCGGGGCCGGCATTTGGAACAGTCGCACGTGCGTAGCGGAATAGGGTTAGTGGCAAAGGTAGCCTGGGAAGCGGCAAGCTGTAAGCCACACGCTGCAAGCCTCAAGCTGCAAGCTTCAGGCATGGTCTAGCTTGCAGCGTGTGGCTTACAGCTTGCCGCTCACTAAACTAACTGCTTCCCACAGGGCCTGGGCGCTCTGGTCCCAAGAGAAGCGCTGCACGTTCCGGAAGCCGCGCTCCACCAGGGCGGCGCGGTACGCGGGGTCCTCATGCACCTGCTGCAGGCCAGCGGCAATGGACTCAACCTGAAAGGGGTCGACGAGGCAGGCGGCGTCGCCGGCTACTTCGGGCAGGGAGCTGCAGTTGGAGGTGATGACCGGGGAGCCGCAGGCCTGAGCCTCGATGATGGGAATGCCGAAGCCCTCGAAGTAGGGCACGTAGGCCGTGCCCAGGGCCGCGGCGTAGAGCTGCACCAGCTCGTCGTCCTGCACGCGGCCCGTAAGGTGCACGTCGTGGCGGAAGCGCAGGTGCTGGTAGGTGTCGAACATGGGCCCGGCTTTCCAGGCCGTGCGGCCCACGATGAGCAGCTTGGTGGCCGCGCCGGTCTGGGCCTTGAAGGCGTCGAAAGCCCGCAGCAGGTTCACCAGGTTTTTGCGCGGCTGCAAGGCGCCCACGAATAGGAAATACGGCTTGCCGGCGCTGAACCGGTCCCGTGTGGCCTGCTGCACGGCGGCCGGCTGGGGCCGGAACCGGGCGTCGGCGGCGTTGTACACCACGCTGATGCGGCTTTCGGGCAGGCCGTAGGTGCGCACCAGGTCCTGGCGCGTAGCTTCCGACACCGCCACCACCCGCTGGGAAGCCCGCGCAAACCGGGGCGCGAAGAAGTGGTAGTACTTGCGCTGCACCAGGCCCACGTCCTGCGGAAAATGCTCGAAGGCGAGGTCGTGCATCACCGTCACGCGGGGCACATGGGTGTTGAGCGTAGTGAAGCCGTCGGGGCTCAGGAACACGGCCGGGCGGTGGCGGCGCAGCCAGGCAGCCACGGCGCCTTCAAACCAGGCTACAAACAAAAACGGGTGCCGGGCCGGCGGAAACAGCACGTGCGGCACCACATTCGGCCCGAACAGGTAGCGCGCGTCGTAGGGCCTGTCGAACAGGAAGTGAAACGTGTGCTCCGGGTGGGCCGCCACCATGCGCCGCAGCGTCTCAAACGTAAACCGCCCAATGCCTTCCAGCTGGTCCCCCGGCAACAGAAAACGAGTATTGACGGCGAGGTGCATAGCTTGTTCGGGGCTTCGTTTTCGTGCTGTTTGCTACCAGTATCTTAAATCAGGCACCCAACTGGGTGACGTGGCTGATTTTACGCGGCGACGGTAAACAACCGTGGCAACCAGGAGTGCATCACTTCTACGCGTGGCGTGAGCCTGGAAGGGTGGATGGCTGAAGGGGTAGCTGTTGATTCTATCATTGTCATTTTCGCCGGAGCCCTTGTAGCTGCCGCAACTCGGCAGGACGCACAACGCGCACAGCCAGCACCAGCACCACGAAAAGCAGGCCAGCCAGCGCCGTTTCCACCATCCAGTGCAGGTGCGCTACGTGTTGCAGCGCATACCAGCCCGCCCCCAGCCCAGCCAGCAGGCTCAGCAAGCGGGCCAGTGTGCTCCAAGGCACCGGCACACCGGCGTGGCGCTGCACCAGCCATACATACCCCACCGATACTAAGGCCGCGCAGACTAGCGTGTTCCAGGCCGCAGCTATGGCACCAAACCGCGGCAAAAACAGCAGATTCAAGCCAATATTCAACAGGGCACTCAGGGCCACCAGGCGGTTCACGGTGCGTACGTAGTGGGTGCTGTTGAGCAAGGTTGCGTACAGGGCAAAAAACGCGTGCACCAGCACGTTGACAAACAGTACCTTCAGGCACCACGCCATGCGCGCAACCTCGGCCGCCGAGCTGTGCTTGAACTGCCAGAAGAGCACTTCGCCCCGAAACAGCACAAATACGCAGACAAACAGCATGGGTATCGTGACTATCCGCTGCCCAAACCACAGCAGTTCCCGCTGCTCGGCCGGGCGGTGCGTGGCGCCGGAGAAGCGGGCAAAAAACAAGGGCAGCACGGTCCAGAGGTACATCATCACCGCATCCACCCAGCGGTAGGCCCCGGCATAGTAGCCCGCTTCATCGGCCGAGGCCAACCGCTCCAGCATCACCATATCCACCCGCTCATTCAGGCCATACAACAAGTTCATTACGGCAAACGGCACGGTTTCGCGCAGCACGCCGCCGGCCTGCTTCCACTGCCAGCGGTAGCGGATGCGGCCAAACAGGCGCGTCATCAGCCCGTAGAGCAAGGCCACGGTAAACCCGGCCGCCGCTACCCGCACGCCCACGTAGCGCTCCAGCGTGAGGCCCAGGGGCAACAGGGCCGCCACCAGCCCCAGCAGCAGAAACTTCTCGAATACCGACAGCACGGCGTCGGTGTTGAAGCGCTGCTGGGCCTGCAAGGTGCCCCGCAAAAACTGCCCGTACTGAGTTAGCAGCAGGCTGGCACCCACGGCAGCCAGCAGGCCCAGCGTGGCGCCGCGGTAGCCCAGCATCCAGCCCAGGCCCACCATAGCCCCCAGGGCCACGCCATTCAGCGCCCCGCGCAGGGGCAGGATGGTAGGGAAATACTCCGCCAGAAAGCCCGGCTCGGCCGCCACCCGCTTCACGCTATAGTGAGTCAGCCCCAGATCCGACACCGTGGCCAGCACCAGCGTGAGGGCCGACAAGGCCGTGAACAGCCCGAAAGCCGCGTGGCCCAGGCGGTCCTGCACTACATTTTCGAGAATAACCCACCCTGGCTTTATCAGCAGGTTGAGCAGCACCACGAGGCTGATGTTTCCGAGGAAGCGTTTGATGCCGGACCAGAATTAGAGCAAGACCATACGGGCAGGAAAGCTGGTCTCCAGCCCCAAAAAACACGAAGCCAGGTGCCACGGAGGGCAAAACTACGCAAATCTGTATGGACCGAAGTCCGAACGGCCGCTCATTTTTCCTCTATCTTTGCCAGCCTCCGCACGTGGTGCTTTCACTTTCCAGGTTCGGGAGCTGTACACATCTATGTTAGAACGCACGTATTCTTTGCTGGGGTTGTGGCCCATTATTGATCGTTGGAAGAAGTTGGTAGGGACGGCACTGGCCTTGGCGCTGGTGGTCAGCCTGGTGGTGGCCCTGCTGCTGCCCAATATCTACACTTCCACGGCCGTTTTCTTTCCTACGAACCCTCAGAGCACCGACCCCGACCGGATTGTGGACGGCGAAAAGCTGGAGCTGGAAAACCGCACCGAGGACCTGGACCGCGTGATTACCATCGGCGAGTCGCAGCCAGTGGCTGAGCTGATGATCCGGCGCTTCGACCTCTACAACCACTACGGCGTAGGCCAGCCCGGCGAAGACAAGGCCGATGAAGCGGTGCTCAAGGAGTTTAGCGACAACCTGGGCATTGTGCACAATGAGCGCGACGCCATTGAGCTGACGTTTCAGGACACGGACAAGCAGCTGGCCGCCCGCATGGCCAATGCCATGGTGCAGGTTATCGACTCCATCAACCAGCAGCTGACCCTGGAAAACCGCCGCAACGTGCTGGGCCTGTTCAAGCAGCGCTACGAGTTCCTGAACGGGGAGTTTGAACGCTCGCGCCGCCAGCTGGTGCAGGCCCGCCGCCGCTACGGCATCTTTAATGAGGAGATGCAGTCGCGCTACCTGGCCCGCGAAATTATTGAGATTGAAAGCAAGCTGCGCCAGGCCGAGGGCGGCAGCGGCAACGCCGGGGCCCTGCGCCGCTCCCTGCGCGGCCTCACCCAGGCCGACGGCGGCAACGTGGTAAACCTGGAGAACTACACCCAGGGCCTCGACTCGGTGAAGATGTTTACGGCCCGCCTCGAAGACCTGCAAGCCCGCCTGGTAAAGGCCCGCGGCGACTACGAAATTGCCGATGTGGCCATCCGGGGCAAGCTGTCGTCGCTGTACGTGGTGCAAAAAGCCTACCCGGCCGTGAAGAAGAGCAAGCCCGTGCGCTGGCTGATTGTGGTGGGAGCCGTGGCCCTCACGCTGATGCTGTCGGTGGTGCTGATTACGCTGCTGGAGCTGCTGCGCCGCACGCAGCGGCCGGTTTCGCTCAGCACGGCCGCATGAACCGCCTGCTAAATCAGCTATGGCCCCCGGACACGGCCCAGCGGGTATTTGTGGGGTTTGTGCTGGTGCTGCTGGTGGGCGGTGCCGCCGCCCTGCTGCTGAAAACACCCCTGCCCCTGCTGCCCGCCGTGCTGCTTCTGGGCCTGCTGCTGGTGCTTATCGACTGGCGCCTGGTGTTCTACTTGCTCTTTGCCTCCCTGGCCTTTGCCCGCGAAATAGCCATGCCCGGCGGCCTGAGCCTCGACGTGCCCTCCGAGCCCCTGATGCTGGTGCTAACGGGCTGCGTGGGGGCCGCGCTGCTACTGGGCTACGGGCACCTGCCGCGCCGGGAACTACTGCACCCGGTTATCGTCTTGCTGCTGCTGCTGCTGCTCTGGTCTATTACGTCAACTTTCTTTTCGGTTGATACAACCAAGTCGGTTAAATACCTGCTGGCCAAAATCTGGTATCTGGTACCGTTCATTCTGGGCACGTGGCTGATTGTACGCCGCCCTACCGACCTATGGCGGGTAGCGGGGCTGTACGTGGGCAGCGCCTGCATTACGGTCATTATTACGGCCGTTCGTCACGCCTCATCAGGCTTTTCCTTTGATGGCATTAACCCGGCGGCGTCCTGGTTTTACCGTAACCACGTCATTTATGCCACGGTGCTGGCGCTGCTCTTGCCCTTTGCCCTGTACGGGGTGCGGCGCAGCCGGGGCTGGGAGCGGACGGCGTGGCGGGTGGCAACGGGCCTGCTGCTGTTTGGGCTGCTCACGGCTTACACCCGGGCTTCCCTGCTGGCCTTGCCGGTAGCGGCCGTGTTTTACTGGGTGGTGCGCCTGCGCCAGATGCGCCTGTTTCTGGTGGGTGCCGTGGCGGCGGCCCTCACTGGCTCCATCTACTTCCTGAGCGAGAATACCTACCTGCTCTACGCCCCCGATTTCGAAAAAACCGTGTTCTACGGCGACGACTTCGAGAAGCACCTGGAGGCTACCTACAAGCTGGAAGACGTGTCGGGGATGGAGCGGGTGTACCGCTGGGTGGCCGCCGTGCGCATGGCCGCCGACCGGCCCCTGGTGGGCAGCGGCCCCAGCACCTTCTACCCCGAGTACAAGCGCTACACCGTGCGCAGCTTCCGCACCTACGTGAGCGACAACCCCGAGAAATCCACCACCCACAACTACTTTCTGCTCTTGCTGGCCGAGCAGGGCTTTCCGGGGATGCTTCTGTTTATGGTGCTGCTGGTGGTGGCCCTGCTGATGCTAGAGCACCTCTACCACCGCACCCTGCCCGGCTCCGAGCTGCGCTACATCACGCTGGCTTGTGGCCTAAGCTTCGTCATCATCGTCTTTCACCTGCTGCTCAACGAGCTGGTCGAAGTCGATAAAGTCGGCTCGTTCTTCTTCCTAAATCTAGCCGTGCTGATCCGGGTAGGAACGTGGGTGAGATATGAGAAGTGAGATATGAGAAGTGAGAAGTGAGAAGTGAGAAGTGAGAGGTGAGAAGTGAGACAGGAGAACAGCAGCCCCAGCGGGGCGACATATCGGTAGCAGGTAAGAGCCGGGAGAACAGCCAGCCCCAGCGGGGCGACACCCCTCGTTGAACGGTTGTGTCGCCCCACTGGGGCTTTGCTTTTTTACTCCTCTTTTTCTACCGATATGCCGCCCCGCTGGGGCTGCCGGTCTACTGTCTCACCTCTCACTTCTCATATCTCACCTCTCACTTCTCACTTCTCACCTCTCATATCTCACTTCCCTACTTAAACCGACAGCTCAGAATCGTGATGTCATCGGCGAAGCCGGTGCCGCTGGTGTTGAAGGCTTCGATTTCGCGGAGCAGCTCACGGTGGACGGTGGGCAGCGGGGCGTAGCGGTTGTGGCGGAGCACCCGGAGTACGCCTTCCTCCCCGAACTCGTTCTGGTTGGTGTCGAATACTTCGGTGAGGCCGTCGGTGTAGGTGAGCAGCAGGGTGCGGGGCGGCACCTGGATTTCGCCCACCTTGAGCATGGGCAGCTCGTCCATCACGCCCAGCATAATGGTGCCGTCTTTGAGCACGAGCAGGGGCGCGTCTTCGCCGAGCAGCAGGGGGTCGTTGTGGCCGGCATTCACGTACTGGAGGCGGCGGGTGGCGCGGTTGTAGAGCCCGAAGAAGACGGTGATGAACTTGTCGCCGCCGGCATTGCGGAAGATGAGGTTGTTCAGCTCCTGCACCACGGTGGCTAGGTCGGCCTGCTGGCGCAGCAGGGTGCGCAGCCCAGCCTGGAAGTTCGACATCAGCAGGGAGGCCGCCACGCCCTTGCCCGACACGTCGGCCACGCAGAACAGAAACCGGTCGGCGTCGAGGCTCACCACGTCGTAGTAGTCGCCGCCCACGGCGGTGTGGGGCACGTAGGAGGCGTGCACGGCCACGCTGCTGTCGTTGGGCAGCTTGCGCGGGAAGAGCATGGTTTGCACCTCCTGGGCAATTTCGATTTCCTTGCGCATGGCCGCATCCGCCACGCGCTGCCGGGCCAGGCGGCGGTTTTCGATGGCTCCCACCAGAATATTGCTCAGGGTTTGCAGAAAGTTGGTGGCTTCCTCGCTGGCATAGTCCTCGTGCACGTTGCCGATGAACACGTAGGCCAGTACCTCGCCGTTCTGCACCACCGGAATAACGGTTTCCAGCAGCTCCCACTCGGGGCTTACCTGAAAGCTGGTCATAGGGCAGGGCACCGAGCGGCAGCCCGCCAAAACGCTGGACGGCAGCGGCAGCGTACGGAAATTGGGCAACCCGGCCCCAAACGAAACGGTGCACACCCACTGACTTTCCTCTTTCACGTAGAGCACCAGCCGCCGGATGGTCAGCTGACCCAGGAGCGTAAACTGGAATATTTTGTAGAGCGCCGCTTCGGTAGAGTCCTGGTTAATGGCCTGGGTGATTTCCAGCAGAGCGCCCAGCTCCCGCTCTTTCAAGAACAGTCGTTTTTCGGGGGTAATGGTGGGCATATGTAGAGTAGGGACTTAGGGTCTTAGAGGATTAGGAACTTAGAGGAACGTCACGCTTCATCGGGCGTCCGCTCCGTGAAGCATCTCTCCTGCTTCGTTCTCACGATTGAGGTTAGCCAGCAGGAGAGATGCTAGCCTGCGGCGACTTCCGGTTCGACTCCGGCTGCGCACCCTGGCTTGATGTGTTCCCTGCTTAGCTGGACAGTTTACTTGTTACCATTCACCACTTATCCTAGCGGAGTTTTGGGGTCGTAGGCGTCGCGCAGGCCGTTGCCCAGCAGGTTGAAGCTAAGCACCAGCAAGCTGATAGCCAAGCCCGGCAGCAGGGTCAGCCACAGGCCGGCCTCAGTGCCAAGCAGTTGGAATCCTTCGTTCACCATGAGGCCCCACGACGGCGCGGGCGGCTGCACGCCCAGGCCCAAAAAACTCAGGCCCGCCTCCAGCAGAATGGCCGCCGCAAAATTGCTGGTGGCCAGCACAATCAAGGGGCCAGTCATGTTGGGCAGCAGGTGGCGCCAGATCAGGCGGCTCTGGGGCAGGCCCAGCACCCGGCCGGCTTCCACAAAGGTTTTTTCACGCAGGCTGAGCATCTGCCCGCGCACCACGCGGGCCACGTCCACCCACATAGTCAGGCCCACGGCCACAAACGAGGTCCAGACGCCCTTGGAGTCGAGGGCCAGGGAAATGGCAATGACCAGCATAATGCCCGGAATGCTCCACACCACGGTCATCAGGCCCAGCAGCAGGCTGTCCACCCAGCCGCCCACGTAGCCGGCCACCGCCCCGATGGCCATGCCCAGCACCACCGAAATCAGCACGGCCACCAGCCCAATGCCCAGGGAAATGCGGGTGCCCAGCAGCAGGCGGCTCAGCTGGTCGCGCCCGGCTTTGTCGGTGCCCAGCCAGTAGCGGCGGTGCGTTACAGCCTGCTCGACAACCTGTTGGCGGTTTTCGGCCGGTTCTGCCGCCAGCTGCCGAAGCGCCACCCCCACCTCGGCCGGAGCCGCCGCGCCAGCCGGCCGGTAGGGCACATAGGGCCGCACGTACACCGAATCGGCGGTGACCCGGAAGCGGGGCTCGATGGGCAGGTCCTGGGTAAGGGGCGGCTGCCCGCCCCACCAGCGGGCCAGCAGTCCGCGCCGAGTGGGCCGGATGGAGTCGGGCAAGGGCACGGGCAGCACGTCCACGCGGAAGCCGGGCGGCTGTTTTTGCAGCACCACCAAGCCGTTGTTGGCCGAGGGCGAGTTGTCGGGCAACATCCAGTAGCCCAGCAGGGCTACCAGCGTGCACAGCACAATAAAGCCCAGGCCCAGCATGGCGGGCGGGTTGCGCAGCAGGCGCTGGCGCACGTAGTAGCCCGGCGGCCGGGCCGGCGGCGCGGAAGGTGGGGCCACGGGTGCCGCCATTAGCGGGTGTTGTGTTGAAGCAGGCCTTCTTTGGAGGCCAGAAAGTAACAGTCGCGCACGATGGCGCCGAAGGAGCTTTCCTCGAAGGCTAGCTCCGTGTCGGGGTCGGGCCAGAAGCTGCGGATGAGGCCCTGTTCCAGCAGGCTCCGCAGGTGGCGCTCCAAGGTGGCCGGGGCCAGGCCGGTTTTCTTGCTCAGGTCGGCGAAGGAAGTGACGAAGTACAGCTCGTCGAGAATGTCAAATTCAGCGTCGGTCACGGGCAGCGGCGGGTTTTGAGCAAAGGTAGCACTCGAGGCGGGTTGTTCGGGTGCCTGGGCCGGGTACGTGCGGGCGTTGTTTCTCGCTGAGGCTCGCCGAGAACTTCGCTGAGGTTATTCGATCAGTACATAGGTGCTTTGGGCTACAGCATGATCAGATTCTACATAGGCCAAAATCTGCTTAATTTCCCGGTCGCTCAATTGAAAGCTGGGCATTTGCTGCTTCTGGTACTGATTGAAAACTTTCACGGCGTACTCGTCGCCGCTGGCTACCATCTTACTGGAATTTTTCACCCAAGGAATCAACCAGGAAACGGGGCGGCGCTTGGTGATGCCATGCAAAGCGGGGCCTACAAGTACTTCCGTGACGGCATGGCACTGGGCGCAATTGCCTTTGAATAAAGCATCACCAGCTACGACATCAACAGGATTAGCGCCGGATGGAATTTTGGACTTGGCCTTGCTACCTAGCTCCACTCCGGTATAGGCAGATGTTGCCGCTTTGGCAGCGTCAGCTGGTTCAGGTTCCGTAAGCAGTCCGCCCACGGACAGCAGAAAAATACCCATCGTACACACCAACAACGCCAGCCCCACCGGAAACACGATTTCTAACCAGGATTTACTCATGAAATTATACAGGATTGGTACAGGATGAAGTAACAGCCCAACCTCAGCAATAGCAAGAATTTCACTGGGTTTTTCGAGCGGTCTTCTGCTGCCGTTACCGGGGCTTCTCCCCTACCCTTCGGCCCTTCCACTCGTAGCCGCCGCGCAGGCCCAGCAGCCCCACGGCCAGAGCGTAGGGCCCGTAGGCCAGCTGGAGCACCGGCACCCACCCCAGCCACCGGAGCCGCCCCAGAAACCGCAGCACCGGCCCCAGAAACAGCACATCGGCCGTGAGCTTCAGCGTCCAGGCTGCCACCACGGCGCCGCCCGGCGCGGC
This region of Hymenobacter sp. YIM 151500-1 genomic DNA includes:
- a CDS encoding glycosyltransferase: MTLLLFYFAGWFGLLLLSSGLFVRQRGAQPGPLPAPLPRVSILVAARNEEAAIGRCLASLRGLHYPPELVEVLLGDDGSTDRTAAVAAEAMRGYAGTFRVVPITTTLGQARGKANVLAHLARAATSAYFFITDADIAVPPTWLTGLLAHAQPGVGTVTGLTLVTGPRLFHRLQGLDWLMALGLVQVVSDAGQPVTAMGNNMLVTRAAYEATGGYEQLPFSVTEDYELFRAVLARGFTYRNLYRPEVLAESLPMYTWRGLLHQRRRWLLGVEALPRWLQACLLLYGGFYPALAVLAWVAGPLPAALVWGGKLLVQGLLAHVCFRRVGRRAPLALLPLFEVYTLALSTGLVLFRVLPLRFEWKGRAYRA
- a CDS encoding polysaccharide deacetylase family protein, which gives rise to MRLFQMPAPLRRLLPDCLWEMPADEPPTLYLTFDDGPIPEETPFVLEQLARYDARGTFFCVGDNLRRHPDVAQAVLAGGHRLANHTYYHISGWTHSRPHYLRDVAQCQALLDELQPEVRPLMRPPYGRITRPLAQTLHATHQVVMWDVLTCDYDQHFNPATCLATAIRLSRPGSIVVFHDSLKASRNLRYVLPRYLDHFAAQGFRFERL
- a CDS encoding glycosyltransferase family 4 protein, producing MHLAVNTRFLLPGDQLEGIGRFTFETLRRMVAAHPEHTFHFLFDRPYDARYLFGPNVVPHVLFPPARHPFLFVAWFEGAVAAWLRRHRPAVFLSPDGFTTLNTHVPRVTVMHDLAFEHFPQDVGLVQRKYYHFFAPRFARASQRVVAVSEATRQDLVRTYGLPESRISVVYNAADARFRPQPAAVQQATRDRFSAGKPYFLFVGALQPRKNLVNLLRAFDAFKAQTGAATKLLIVGRTAWKAGPMFDTYQHLRFRHDVHLTGRVQDDELVQLYAAALGTAYVPYFEGFGIPIIEAQACGSPVITSNCSSLPEVAGDAACLVDPFQVESIAAGLQQVHEDPAYRAALVERGFRNVQRFSWDQSAQALWEAVSLVSGKL
- a CDS encoding oligosaccharide flippase family protein encodes the protein MVLLNLLIKPGWVILENVVQDRLGHAAFGLFTALSALTLVLATVSDLGLTHYSVKRVAAEPGFLAEYFPTILPLRGALNGVALGAMVGLGWMLGYRGATLGLLAAVGASLLLTQYGQFLRGTLQAQQRFNTDAVLSVFEKFLLLGLVAALLPLGLTLERYVGVRVAAAGFTVALLYGLMTRLFGRIRYRWQWKQAGGVLRETVPFAVMNLLYGLNERVDMVMLERLASADEAGYYAGAYRWVDAVMMYLWTVLPLFFARFSGATHRPAEQRELLWFGQRIVTIPMLFVCVFVLFRGEVLFWQFKHSSAAEVARMAWCLKVLFVNVLVHAFFALYATLLNSTHYVRTVNRLVALSALLNIGLNLLFLPRFGAIAAAWNTLVCAALVSVGYVWLVQRHAGVPVPWSTLARLLSLLAGLGAGWYALQHVAHLHWMVETALAGLLFVVLVLAVRVVRPAELRQLQGLRRK
- a CDS encoding GumC domain-containing protein: MLERTYSLLGLWPIIDRWKKLVGTALALALVVSLVVALLLPNIYTSTAVFFPTNPQSTDPDRIVDGEKLELENRTEDLDRVITIGESQPVAELMIRRFDLYNHYGVGQPGEDKADEAVLKEFSDNLGIVHNERDAIELTFQDTDKQLAARMANAMVQVIDSINQQLTLENRRNVLGLFKQRYEFLNGEFERSRRQLVQARRRYGIFNEEMQSRYLAREIIEIESKLRQAEGGSGNAGALRRSLRGLTQADGGNVVNLENYTQGLDSVKMFTARLEDLQARLVKARGDYEIADVAIRGKLSSLYVVQKAYPAVKKSKPVRWLIVVGAVALTLMLSVVLITLLELLRRTQRPVSLSTAA
- a CDS encoding O-antigen ligase family protein, whose amino-acid sequence is MNRLLNQLWPPDTAQRVFVGFVLVLLVGGAAALLLKTPLPLLPAVLLLGLLLVLIDWRLVFYLLFASLAFAREIAMPGGLSLDVPSEPLMLVLTGCVGAALLLGYGHLPRRELLHPVIVLLLLLLLWSITSTFFSVDTTKSVKYLLAKIWYLVPFILGTWLIVRRPTDLWRVAGLYVGSACITVIITAVRHASSGFSFDGINPAASWFYRNHVIYATVLALLLPFALYGVRRSRGWERTAWRVATGLLLFGLLTAYTRASLLALPVAAVFYWVVRLRQMRLFLVGAVAAALTGSIYFLSENTYLLYAPDFEKTVFYGDDFEKHLEATYKLEDVSGMERVYRWVAAVRMAADRPLVGSGPSTFYPEYKRYTVRSFRTYVSDNPEKSTTHNYFLLLLAEQGFPGMLLFMVLLVVALLMLEHLYHRTLPGSELRYITLACGLSFVIIVFHLLLNELVEVDKVGSFFFLNLAVLIRVGTWVRYEK
- a CDS encoding PP2C family protein-serine/threonine phosphatase, with the protein product MPTITPEKRLFLKERELGALLEITQAINQDSTEAALYKIFQFTLLGQLTIRRLVLYVKEESQWVCTVSFGAGLPNFRTLPLPSSVLAGCRSVPCPMTSFQVSPEWELLETVIPVVQNGEVLAYVFIGNVHEDYASEEATNFLQTLSNILVGAIENRRLARQRVADAAMRKEIEIAQEVQTMLFPRKLPNDSSVAVHASYVPHTAVGGDYYDVVSLDADRFLFCVADVSGKGVAASLLMSNFQAGLRTLLRQQADLATVVQELNNLIFRNAGGDKFITVFFGLYNRATRRLQYVNAGHNDPLLLGEDAPLLVLKDGTIMLGVMDELPMLKVGEIQVPPRTLLLTYTDGLTEVFDTNQNEFGEEGVLRVLRHNRYAPLPTVHRELLREIEAFNTSGTGFADDITILSCRFK
- a CDS encoding ABC transporter permease, encoding MAPPSAPPARPPGYYVRQRLLRNPPAMLGLGFIVLCTLVALLGYWMLPDNSPSANNGLVVLQKQPPGFRVDVLPVPLPDSIRPTRRGLLARWWGGQPPLTQDLPIEPRFRVTADSVYVRPYVPYRPAGAAAPAEVGVALRQLAAEPAENRQQVVEQAVTHRRYWLGTDKAGRDQLSRLLLGTRISLGIGLVAVLISVVLGMAIGAVAGYVGGWVDSLLLGLMTVVWSIPGIMLVIAISLALDSKGVWTSFVAVGLTMWVDVARVVRGQMLSLREKTFVEAGRVLGLPQSRLIWRHLLPNMTGPLIVLATSNFAAAILLEAGLSFLGLGVQPPAPSWGLMVNEGFQLLGTEAGLWLTLLPGLAISLLVLSFNLLGNGLRDAYDPKTPLG
- a CDS encoding helix-turn-helix domain-containing protein produces the protein MTDAEFDILDELYFVTSFADLSKKTGLAPATLERHLRSLLEQGLIRSFWPDPDTELAFEESSFGAIVRDCYFLASKEGLLQHNTR
- a CDS encoding c-type cytochrome gives rise to the protein MSKSWLEIVFPVGLALLVCTMGIFLLSVGGLLTEPEPADAAKAATSAYTGVELGSKAKSKIPSGANPVDVVAGDALFKGNCAQCHAVTEVLVGPALHGITKRRPVSWLIPWVKNSSKMVASGDEYAVKVFNQYQKQQMPSFQLSDREIKQILAYVESDHAVAQSTYVLIE